Proteins encoded by one window of Aestuariirhabdus haliotis:
- a CDS encoding GNAT family N-acetyltransferase translates to MSNISYRPAKAADAGTLQHLLKELGYKVSASEIGARLTAIRCHGGEVIVATLNNDVVGCVHVTIELRMAEGEFGEIASLVVDSRQRGSGIGSGLLEQTRTWLIDRGLTSLRVRMNTQRERSYAFYSGQGFRDTKTQTVFISELNAD, encoded by the coding sequence ATGAGCAACATCTCTTACCGCCCGGCAAAAGCAGCTGATGCTGGAACACTGCAACATTTGTTGAAGGAGCTGGGGTATAAGGTCAGCGCCTCGGAAATCGGGGCGCGATTAACCGCCATTCGATGCCATGGCGGCGAGGTGATCGTTGCTACCCTGAATAACGATGTGGTGGGCTGCGTGCATGTAACGATTGAGCTTCGCATGGCCGAAGGGGAGTTTGGGGAGATCGCCAGTCTGGTGGTGGATTCCCGACAGAGAGGATCGGGCATTGGGTCAGGATTGCTGGAACAAACTCGAACCTGGCTGATTGATCGCGGACTTACCAGCCTGCGAGTACGTATGAACACCCAACGTGAGCGCAGTTACGCCTTTTATAGCGGGCAGGGTTTTCGGGATACCAAGACGCAAACAGTGTTCATCAGCGAGCTGAACGCTGACTGA
- a CDS encoding PhoX family protein: MSRFETQDDQNHPVETTPDFTRMIDRAMSRRQFMVASSVAGLGAFVAAAGVTSGAMKAVASETISGKSTSKKMGFKAVPASTADRIIVPEGYRSQVLVSWGDPLFADAPAFDASGNAHSETQLRQFGDNNDGMSLFPLADDRALLAINNEYTNYEYLFSHQGKLMTADDVKKAQAAHGVSVLEIKRTDGSWQLVQNSRYNRRITANTPMEITGPVSGHPLVQTEMDPEGKVALGTFNNCANGETPWGTYLTCEENFNGYFGTEQSDFVQSADQKRYGIGARDAGYQWHRFDSRFDLARHPQEPHRFGWVVEIDPMDPTSTPKKRTALGRFKHENAALTVNADGHVVVYLGDDQRGEHLYKFVSKGKIDKTNPGANRDLLEQGTLYVARFDSQSDQLNGQGEWLELTHGKNGLTQANGFADQAEVLTFARRAATQVGATTMDRPEWVAVHPSGKSVCCTLTNNKHRGTKGNQPLDGVNPRAKNHYGQIVRWHPSGGDHRSATFDWDLYLLAGNPVVHPDGLYGGSDHINADNMFNSPDGLGFDAEGRLWIQTDGKYSNQGDFAGMGNNQMLCSDPETGEVRRFLTGPVACEITGLAFSPDYRTLFVGVQHPGEELSPSHFPAGGDSKPRSSVMVITRDDGGVIGA, translated from the coding sequence ATGAGCCGTTTTGAAACCCAGGATGATCAGAATCATCCGGTAGAAACTACCCCGGATTTTACTCGAATGATAGACCGTGCCATGAGCCGCCGGCAGTTTATGGTGGCTAGCAGCGTAGCGGGATTGGGAGCCTTTGTGGCTGCCGCCGGGGTCACGTCTGGAGCCATGAAGGCGGTTGCCTCTGAAACGATCTCGGGTAAAAGTACGAGTAAAAAGATGGGATTCAAAGCGGTGCCCGCCAGTACCGCCGATCGCATAATTGTGCCTGAAGGCTATCGCTCGCAGGTTCTGGTCTCCTGGGGGGACCCATTGTTCGCCGACGCGCCGGCATTCGATGCCTCAGGGAACGCACATTCTGAAACGCAGCTGCGCCAGTTTGGTGACAATAACGATGGCATGAGCCTGTTTCCACTGGCGGATGATCGAGCCCTGCTGGCGATCAATAATGAATACACCAACTACGAGTACCTGTTTTCCCATCAGGGCAAATTGATGACCGCCGATGATGTGAAAAAAGCGCAGGCGGCGCACGGTGTCTCTGTGTTGGAAATCAAGCGTACTGACGGCAGTTGGCAGTTGGTGCAGAATTCCCGTTACAACCGCCGGATTACCGCCAATACGCCGATGGAGATTACCGGGCCGGTCTCGGGTCATCCCCTGGTTCAAACCGAAATGGACCCCGAAGGCAAGGTGGCCCTCGGCACTTTTAACAACTGCGCGAATGGTGAAACGCCCTGGGGAACCTACCTGACCTGTGAAGAAAACTTCAATGGCTACTTTGGTACCGAGCAGAGCGATTTTGTCCAGAGTGCCGATCAAAAGCGCTATGGCATCGGCGCCAGGGATGCGGGTTACCAATGGCACCGTTTCGATTCGCGGTTCGATCTCGCCAGGCACCCCCAGGAGCCTCATCGTTTTGGTTGGGTGGTTGAAATTGATCCCATGGATCCCACCTCGACACCCAAGAAGCGAACAGCATTGGGGCGCTTCAAGCACGAGAATGCGGCGCTGACAGTCAATGCCGATGGCCATGTCGTGGTTTATCTGGGTGATGACCAGCGGGGAGAGCACCTGTATAAATTTGTCTCGAAGGGCAAGATCGACAAAACAAACCCCGGCGCCAATCGGGATTTACTGGAGCAGGGTACGCTTTATGTGGCTCGCTTTGATTCGCAATCCGATCAGCTAAATGGTCAGGGAGAGTGGCTGGAGCTGACCCATGGCAAGAACGGGCTGACCCAAGCCAATGGTTTTGCTGACCAGGCCGAAGTGTTGACCTTTGCCCGTCGCGCCGCTACACAGGTCGGAGCCACTACCATGGATCGTCCTGAATGGGTTGCTGTGCATCCTTCCGGTAAGTCTGTGTGCTGTACATTGACCAACAACAAGCATCGAGGCACCAAGGGCAATCAGCCGCTCGACGGCGTTAATCCCCGGGCAAAAAATCACTACGGTCAAATTGTGCGTTGGCATCCAAGCGGCGGTGATCACCGGTCTGCCACCTTTGACTGGGATCTCTACCTGTTGGCGGGTAATCCGGTCGTGCATCCGGACGGTTTGTACGGCGGCAGCGACCATATCAACGCCGACAATATGTTCAACAGCCCCGATGGACTGGGTTTTGATGCCGAGGGCCGTTTGTGGATTCAAACCGACGGCAAGTATTCCAATCAAGGGGATTTTGCCGGCATGGGCAATAACCAGATGCTCTGTAGCGACCCTGAAACGGGCGAAGTTCGCCGCTTCCTGACCGGGCCGGTTGCCTGCGAGATCACCGGTCTGGCCTTTAGTCCGGATTACCGGACCCTGTTTGTGGGGGTTCAGCATCCCGGTGAAGAACTCTCGCCTTCACATTTTCCGGCCGGCGGTGATAGCAAGCCACGTTCATCTGTGATGGTTATCACCCGTGACGATGGTGGCGTTATCGGCGCCTGA
- a CDS encoding helix-turn-helix transcriptional regulator, whose protein sequence is MSSQQSEFLTTKELAELLRIKERKVYDLVSAGEVPCTRATGKLLFSRAAVLQWVASKAEGGTTQIREEATAHRRPEPPGVFLGSHDPLLEWALRESGAGLAMLFESSEEGLERFAHGEGVATGLHLLDGASQQWNHPQIKARFAREPLVLVEFARRQRGLIVSQDTVGAVQGIENLQGLTLACRQPGAGSQRLLMQLIEQAGLTPDEFTFSQVAHSEADAVLMVNQGKADAALGLQGLAEQYGLAFVPVLEERFDLLVDRKSWFEAPMQRFVRFCQSAVFSEKAREYQGYDVSGFGSVWYNG, encoded by the coding sequence ATGAGTTCGCAGCAATCCGAGTTTTTGACCACCAAAGAGTTGGCCGAACTACTGCGTATCAAAGAGCGAAAGGTTTACGATCTGGTCTCTGCCGGGGAGGTACCCTGTACCCGGGCGACGGGAAAACTGTTGTTCTCCCGTGCGGCTGTTCTGCAATGGGTGGCGAGCAAAGCAGAAGGAGGCACAACTCAAATCCGTGAAGAGGCAACCGCTCATCGCAGGCCAGAACCTCCTGGGGTATTTCTGGGCAGCCATGATCCTTTGCTGGAGTGGGCATTACGAGAGTCGGGTGCTGGCCTTGCCATGTTGTTTGAATCCAGCGAAGAGGGGTTGGAGCGTTTTGCTCATGGCGAAGGGGTCGCGACCGGTTTACATCTGCTGGATGGTGCGAGCCAGCAATGGAATCACCCGCAGATTAAGGCGCGTTTTGCCCGAGAGCCTTTGGTACTGGTTGAGTTTGCCCGCCGACAGCGAGGCTTGATAGTCAGCCAGGACACCGTCGGGGCAGTTCAGGGGATTGAGAATTTACAAGGCTTGACCCTGGCCTGTCGCCAGCCCGGAGCCGGGAGTCAGCGTTTGCTTATGCAGTTGATCGAGCAAGCGGGGCTGACACCAGATGAGTTCACATTCAGCCAGGTTGCCCACAGCGAAGCCGATGCCGTCTTGATGGTAAACCAGGGCAAGGCCGATGCAGCGCTGGGATTACAGGGTTTAGCGGAGCAATATGGTTTGGCTTTTGTGCCGGTGCTGGAGGAGCGTTTCGATCTGCTGGTAGACCGAAAGTCCTGGTTTGAGGCGCCGATGCAGCGTTTTGTCAGGTTTTGCCAGAGCGCGGTTTTCTCGGAGAAGGCCCGCGAGTATCAGGGGTATGATGTCAGTGGTTTTGGCTCGGTCTGGTATAACGGCTAG
- the ptcA gene encoding putrescine carbamoyltransferase has protein sequence MKLPSSTATNLEKPQLKHFLKTQDYTKEELTEIFDLMAMLKEARKANAVPQLFKGKSIGMIFEQPSTRTRVSFETAATILGGHALFLSPKDIHLGGKENIADTSRVLSRMVDIMMARVDDHKTVADLAKHATVPVINGLCDWLHPTQMMADVFTMMEHLPEGKELSDLTVAFVGDATNVASSLMFICTKFGMNYKHIGPKKYQPPQSWVDTALENCKLSGGSFTLTEDTEEVKGCDVLVADSFYWFGQEDEKEDRLSTFIPKYVITQEMMDKAGPECQFMHCLPANDSRECTREVMESPRSVIFDEAENRLTAQMALLVYFTHKDIVIPSEETVKFHEDKIENFLKTL, from the coding sequence ATGAAACTACCTTCATCTACCGCCACCAACCTTGAGAAGCCTCAACTGAAGCACTTCCTGAAGACTCAGGACTACACCAAGGAAGAGCTGACCGAAATCTTTGACCTGATGGCCATGCTGAAAGAAGCCCGTAAGGCTAATGCTGTCCCCCAGCTGTTCAAGGGCAAGTCCATCGGCATGATCTTTGAGCAACCCTCTACCCGGACCCGCGTTTCTTTCGAAACCGCCGCAACCATTCTGGGCGGCCACGCTCTGTTCCTGTCTCCTAAAGACATCCACCTGGGCGGCAAAGAGAATATTGCCGACACCTCTCGCGTCCTGTCCCGCATGGTCGATATCATGATGGCCCGCGTTGACGATCACAAAACCGTTGCCGATCTGGCCAAGCACGCTACCGTGCCTGTTATTAACGGTCTGTGCGACTGGTTGCACCCCACCCAGATGATGGCTGACGTGTTCACCATGATGGAGCACTTGCCAGAAGGTAAAGAGCTGTCTGATCTGACCGTCGCTTTCGTCGGTGACGCTACCAACGTTGCTTCTTCCCTGATGTTTATCTGCACCAAGTTCGGCATGAACTACAAGCACATCGGCCCCAAGAAGTATCAGCCACCACAGTCCTGGGTTGATACTGCGCTGGAGAACTGCAAGCTTTCCGGTGGTAGCTTCACCCTGACCGAAGACACCGAAGAGGTGAAAGGCTGCGACGTACTGGTCGCCGACAGCTTCTACTGGTTTGGTCAGGAAGACGAAAAAGAAGATCGTCTCTCTACCTTTATTCCCAAGTACGTGATCACCCAGGAGATGATGGACAAGGCCGGCCCCGAGTGCCAGTTTATGCACTGCCTGCCCGCCAACGATTCTCGCGAATGTACCCGTGAAGTGATGGAGAGCCCTCGCTCAGTGATCTTTGACGAAGCCGAGAACCGCTTGACCGCGCAAATGGCCCTGCTGGTTTACTTCACCCACAAGGATATCGTTATCCCAAGCGAAGAGACCGTTAAGTTCCACGAGGACAAGATCGAGAACTTCCTCAAAACCCTGTAA